One stretch of Bombus affinis isolate iyBomAffi1 chromosome 4, iyBomAffi1.2, whole genome shotgun sequence DNA includes these proteins:
- the LOC126915070 gene encoding dynein axonemal heavy chain 1-like — MQQLLAEMKPKLEEAARATARMIEKITVDTTEAEKTRARAKEQEAIAAKMKVENQAIRDEAEADLSEARPMLIAAEKSLKALNRNDITEVKAMKRPPVGVLLVIEAICIINNVKPIKVPMGGKFGTEAKLDYWTPGSLMLSDPGHFLYTMENYDKESLTEEIINKLKPYIENPNFQPSKIEYVSKACHSLCLWVHAMYNYYFVNLKVKPKMEALAKAELALAETEQTLNMAIQRLREVEEGVEQLRKLLREEEERKAELEREKQLCEDRMGRAVRLIDGLAGEQIRWTTTVLELNTSLKNAVGDILLASGAIAYLTPFTDAYRQTLLSSWKKVLGEGVPHTPGSDPVSTLGDQVEIRRWQIEGLPRDTLSVENAVLAMHSNRWPLFIDPQAQANKWIRSMEDENPAPEWITPRCWKEIQALENLPSFHGFVEFFKQSVTRFKTVFDAQEAHLAAYPEPWRSKLNDFQKMLLLKCLRPDKVTNAMQLYLAKYLGHEFVEPQTTELSAIYHESSPTTPIVFVLSTGTDPAAELYKFADKLKMSTKLHAISLGQGQGPRAEAMLKLSAEQGYWCFFQNCHLAPSWMPELDSLVERLSRTKNHRDFRLWLTSAPSPDFPVSILQNSGKMTVEPPRGIKANMFRVYLTQVTEMQTFIDSAHARVCHFKWLVFSLCLFHSVLLERRKFGSLGFNIPYEFTDGDLRICISQLHMFLLEYDTVPFKVLVYTAGHINYGGRITDDWDRRCVLTILRDFYRQEILSSSYRFDEEGRYVQVSGIVRRVL; from the exons ATGCAGCAATTGCTGGCGGAGATGAAACCAAAGTTGGAAGAAGCGGCGAGAGCGACGGCTAGAATGATCGAAAAGATCACGGTCGACACC ACGGAGGCAGAGAAGACGCGAGCGCGGGCGAAAGAGCAAGAGGCGATAGCGGCAAAGATGAAGGTGGAGAATCAGGCGATCAGAGACGAAGCGGAAGCCGATTTGA GCGAAGCACGGCCGATGTTGATCGCTGCCGAGAAGAGCTTGAAGGCCCTGAACAGAAACGACATCACCGAGGTGAAGGCGATGAAAAGGCCTCCGGTCGGCGTGCTTCTCGTCATCGAAGCCATCTGTATTATAAACAACGTGAAACCGATCAAG GTGCCGATGGGTGGAAAATTCGGGACAGAAGCGAAACTGGATTACTGGACACCTGGCAGCTTGATGCTCTCGGATCCAGGCCACTTTTTATACACCATGGAGAACTACGATAAAGAAAGTCTGACcgaagaaataataaataagctAAAGCCGTACATCGAAAATCCCAATTTTCAACCATCCAAG ATCGAATACGTGTCAAAGGCGTGTCACTCGTTGTGCCTGTGGGTGCACGCAATGTACAACTACTATTTCGTAAATCTGAAAGTAAAACCAAAGATGGAAGCATTGGCGAAAGCCGAGCTGGCTCTCGCGGAGACCGAACAGACGCTGAATATGGCGATACAAAGACTGAGGGAGGTGGAGGAAGGTGTGGAGCAACTACGAAAGCTTCTGCGAGAAGAAGAGGAGAGGAAAGCGGAACTGGAGCGGGAAAAGCAGCTTTGCGAAGATAGGATGGGAAGAGCTGTCAGGTTGATCGACGGTCTGGCCGGGGAACAGATACGTTGGACCACCACGGTGCTCGAACTAAATACGTCGTTGAAAAACGCCGTCGGCGATATCCTCCTAGCTTCCG GTGCGATAGCCTATTTGACACCTTTTACGGACGCGTACCGACAGACGCTGTTATCGTCGTGGAAAAAGGTTCTCGGCGAAGGGGTTCCGCACACGCCGGGCAGCGACCCCGTATCCACTTTGGGCGATCAAGTGGAGATAAGAAGATGGCAAATCGAGGGATTACCCAGAGATACGCTATCCGTGGAAAACGCCGTGCTGGCGATGCACTCGAATCGCTGGCCGCTGTTTATCGACCCGCAAGCGCAAGCGAATAAATGGATACGTTCGATG GAAGATGAAAACCCGGCGCCAGAATGGATTACACCACGTTGCTGGAAGGAGATTCAGGCGCTCGAGAATCTGCCAAGCTTTCACGGATTCGTCGAATTCTTCAAACAGTCGGTGACTCGATTCAAAACGGTGTTCGACGCTCAGGAGGCGCATCT AGCCGCGTATCCAGAACCATGGCGATCCAAACTGAACGACTTTCAGAAGATGTTGCTGCTCAAGTGTCTTCGACCCGACAAAGTGACCAACGCGATGCAACTGTACCTGGCCAAATATTTAGGCCACGAATTCGTCGAGCCTCAAACTACCGAACTGTCTGCCATTTACCACGAATCTTCGCCGACTACGCCCATTGTCTTCGTTCTGTCCACCGGCACGGATCCCGCGGCTGAACTCTACAAATTCGCGGACAAATTAAAGATGAGCACGAAATTGCACGCTATCTCGCTTGGACAGGGACAAGGTCCCAGAGCCGAAGCCATGTTAAAGTTATCGGCGGAACAAGGTTACTGGTGCTTCTTTCAG AATTGTCATCTAGCCCCGAGTTGGATGCCGGAGTTAGATTCGCTGGTCGAGCGTCTATCACGGACGAAAAACCATCGTGATTTTCGCTTGTGGCTAACCTCCGCACCTTCGCCAGACTTTCCCGTCAGCATTCTTCAGAACAGCGGTAAAATGACGGTCGAACCACCCCGGGGAATAAAG GCAAACATGTTTCGCGTGTACTTGACGCAAGTGACGGAGATGCAAACGTTCATCGACTCTGCTCATGCGAGAGTTTGCCACTTCAAATGGTTGGTATTTTCCTTGTGTCTGTTTCACTCGGTACTACTGGAACGAAGAAAGTTCGGTTCCTTGGGATTCAATATACCGTACGAGTTCACCGACGGTGATTTAAGGATATGTATATCGCAGTTGCACATGTTTCTCTTGGAATACGACACCGTTCCGTTCAAG GTGCTGGTATACACAGCTGGTCACATCAACTATGGCGGCCGAATTACGGACGACTGGGATCGTCGATGCGTGCTAACCATTCTGCGAGATTTTTACAGACAAGAGATTCTATCGTCGTCGTATCGATTCGACGAAGAAGGGCGTTACGTTCAA GTATCCGGTATTGTACGAAGAGTCCTTTAA
- the LOC126915131 gene encoding serine--tRNA ligase-like → IVRMANHVARFIEKCMICKYVTHNTLKFVDVLWISKRRYASTLFISNINGKEYYSFIQPYIDFDKRLTDTEKLQQDLAARKLNLNAKDVKSMWDFYSCVHTNKSKLEQRSQEISNKLVPFFEKKESLTAEEQAEFTKLKLQVSAVKHDLRMIKDALETLKESILQKMFELPNELDGKTPVQGPIVLKRVNSLNERPHPDKKNHIEIGRHLGLLEYRNPMQYYLCNDAALFELGILSYAGKILGADNMIRVAGADFSRSLIIDGSGLNHEDPADAFIIDNYSEVDKDSPNRMHLVGGASLFSFLAMHAKQLIDPRHFPVAYFSTGRQYTPFRAGSTPIGLFTVCQASAALAFILVKDGKSKEYHTQFERLLNTVCKLYDNVCDHYQIVLRSSSELRPWESMRVSFELWSPFSRQYIEVGHISVYGEYFSKRLQIMYRSVDRPSFPSVISGTVLSVPRLLGCLLEQNPDKFVIPQKILEHMPADNTCL, encoded by the coding sequence atagttaGAATGGCAAATCACGTAGCACGTTTCATAGAGAAATGTATGATTTGTAAATACGTAACGCATAATACTTTGAAATTTGTCGATGTGCTATGGATTTCTAAAAGACGATATGCTTCtacattatttatttcaaacattAATGGCAAagaatattattcatttatacAACCGTATATAGATTTTGATAAAAGATTAACAGATACCGAAAAGTTACAGCAAGATTTGGCAGCGCGGAAATTAAATTTGAACGCCAAGGATGTTAAAAGTATGTGGGACTTTTACAGTTGTGTGCACACGAATAAATCTAAATTAGAACAGAGAAGCCAAGAGATATCGAACAAACTAGTTCCtttttttgaaaaaaaagaaagtttaacCGCAGAGGAACAAGCggaatttacaaaattaaaattgcAAGTATCAGCAGTAAAGCACGACTTGAGAATGATTAAAGATGCCTTAGAGACTTTAAAGGAaagtattttgcaaaaaatgtTTGAATTACCAAATGAATTAGACGGAAAGACACCGGTCCAGGGTCCTATCGTATTAAAACGCGTTAATTCTTTAAATGAACGTCCACACCCGGATAAGAAGAATCACATCGAAATTGGAAGACATCTCGGTTTGTTGGAGTATAGAAATCCGAtgcagtactatttatgtaacgaCGCAGCTCTTTTTGAACTTGGTATATTAAGCTACGCTGGAAAAATACTTGGCGCGGATAATATGATCAGAGTAGCGGGCGCAGATTTTAGTCGTAGCTTGATAATAGACGGCTCTGGTTTAAATCACGAAGATCCTGCGGATGCTTTTATAATAGACAATTATAGCGAAGTAGACAAAGATTCGCCGAATCGTATGCACCTTGTTGGAGGTGCaagtttattttcatttttggcAATGCACGCAAAGCAGTTAATAGATCCACGTCATTTTCCAGTAGCATATTTTTCCACTGGAAGGCAATACACCCCTTTTCGAGCAGGTTCTACCCCAATTGGCTTGTTCACTGTTTGTCAAGCTTCAGCCGCACTTGCATTTATATTGGTAAAAGATGGGAAAAGTAAAGAGTATCATACGCAATTTGAAAGATTGTTAAACACTGTATGCAAGTTGTACGATAACGTGTGCGATCATTATCAAATTGTGCTGAGGTCATCTTCAGAATTGCGGCCTTGGGAATCAATGCGCGTATCTTTCGAACTGTGGTCTCCCTTCTCGAGACAATACATCGAAGTTGGTCATATATCCGTGTACGGTGAATATTTTAGTAAAAGATTACAGATTATGTATCGGTCGGTAGATAGGCCATCCTTCCCTTCCGTGATATCTGGCACTGTATTGTCGGTACCACGGCTTCTAGGATGCTTATTGGAACAAAATCCAGATAAATTTGTTATTCCACAGAAAATCTTAGAACATATGCCTGCAGATAATACTTGTCTCTAA
- the LOC126915153 gene encoding zinc finger protein 593 homolog, producing the protein MTYKRKKYHRGDTHLKKGWRTKRRTKDLDEIDEDLSDKNVERLLNQKVDLDKPGAGQYYCIHCARYFINDIALNDHFTTKVHKRRLKALELEPYSIEESERAAGKGSYIAPQKRKIETISRDSCKMDVQSDIPPKIKIAKVDA; encoded by the exons ATGACTTATAAACGTAAAAAATATCACAGGGGGGACACACATTTAAAAAAAGGTTGGCGAACTAAAAGAAGAACGAAAGATTTGGACGAG ATCGATGAAGATTTGAGTGACAAAAATGTAGAAAGACTATTAAATCAGAAAGTAGACTTGGATAAACCCGGGGCAGGCCAATACTACTGTATTCATTGCGC GAGATACTTTATAAATGATATCGCCTTGAACGATCATTTTACGACGAAAGTTCATAAACGAAGACTGAAAGCTCTTGAGCTGGAACCGTATTCCATCGAGGAATCGGAAAGGGCAGCTGGCAAAGGAAGTTATATCGCTCCACAAAAGAGAAAAATTGAGACGATAAGTCGTGACAGTTGCAAAATGGACGTTCAGTCGGACATTCCGCCAAAAATTAAAATAGCAAAAGTGGATgcatag